The segment TAATACTCCCAAGCCTGACGCAGCTCTTCATTTGGTGCATCTTCTTCCTTCATCGGAGCCATTGGCATGGTTGCAGGCTCCGCGCCAGTGGCATCGGCAGTGCGCGCACCAGAACCGGCTTCAAGGTAAGGAATCGCATCGCTGTCTTTGACGTTGTTGTCCCAACCGTTGCGGAACATTTGGCCGATGTTCACCATGCTGACCGTTCCCACAGCTTTGATGCGACGATCATTAATGGCGGCATTGGCGGTATAACCCGCACCCGCACAGATCCCCATCGCACCAATGCGATCGTTGTCGACGTAATCCAGCGTGGTGAGGTAGTCAATCACGGCACTTACATCTTCCGTACGTACGTGTGGGTTTTCCAATTGGCGCGGATTACCGGTACTTTCACCTTGATAAGACGCATCATAAGCAATGGCAACAAACCCGTGCTCTGCAAGTTTTTTTGCGTATGTACCTGCGGTTTGTTCTTTCACACCACCACCCGGGTGCGACACCACAATCGCCGGGTAACGCTTGGTCGCATCAAAATTTTCTGGGAAGTTGATCAGCCCAGCGAGTGTAATGTCCAGACCGTTGGTATTAGGAAAGTAGACTTTGTTCATTTGGATTGCTCCTCAGTAGCGTACGTCATTGTCTTAGAAAGCTGTGCGCCAGTTCGCGGTTTGCTCCTGACTTGAAATCAGTATAGGCAGATCATGGCGTGTAAGTTTGCCTAAAATGACGAGTTATTTGCCTGTTTTGTTTTTTATGCCTGAAATGATGAAATCAAAACGAGCACGAGTTCAACACACTGCACATAAAACAAATAACTTATTGATAATAATTAAATTTAAAATATCACTGTCTTTATACCGCACTGTGTAATTCAACAAAATCATTGTGTTAAATTTGTACTCATGCGGCCAATCAGCGGTGCTTGTCGCCGTCAAAAATCGCAAAACAGGCAAACAAAAAAACAATGGCCCTCATGATGAGAGCCATTGGCAGAACGTGACACAATTCGTGTTCAAATTATGACTGAACAGGGAACCATCCCGGAGTGGACTTGATGATGTTCCATAACTTGGTCGGCACTTGCAGATCATCGGCGCTGTGAGACAAATCCAACGCAGCTCGAATCTCTTGGTCGCGGCCATCTTGAGCCATTTCGACCCAAGTCGGATTCATCACCAAACTGCGTCCGACCACCACCAGCGGCATGCCTGTTTCAAGCACGTGACGCGCTTGATTCGGCGTACGCACCTCTCCTGCGGCCATGAGTGGCACGCGATCAGCCACACGGTCGATAAAGCGTTGCGCCGTGGTTTTTCCACTGGTGTCATCCTGAGATTGACCCGCAAGGATGTTGTACAGCGACGTATGCAAGTAATCGATATCGCCCGCTTGCGCCAAGGTTTCAGCCAGCGCCAGCGCGTCATCAATGCGTAACGCGCCCTCTCCTGGTTCTTCCGGCGAAATACGATACCCCAGCAAGAAAGGACGGCTTGCGTGTTCATCGATCACGCGGCGCACTTCACGCACGACTTCCAACGGGAAGCGCATGCGGTTTTCCAGTGAGCCTCCCCATTGGTCTTGACGTTGGTTAAAGAGCGGCGATAGGAAATTCTGAATCAAGAAACCATGCGCGCCGTGCAATTCAATACCATCAAATCCCGCTTCAATGGCTCGGCGTGTGGCTTGGCCAAAATCATGGATCAGCTCGAAGATTTCGGCTTCGGTTAATTCACGACTTGCGAGTTTGCCATCGTTAAATGGCCCTTTCGGCGCGGCCATTGCACTGGCACTCACCAACTCACCGTTCGGAATCAGGTCGGGAACCGCTTTGTTCCCGGCATGGAACAGTTGCAACACCGCGACTGCGCCGCCACTTTTGGCTGCATCCGCAAGCTTCGTTAAGCTGGGAATAAAGCGATCGTCATATGCTGCAAACTCATCCGTAAATCCAATCCCGCTCGGCTGAACGTGGCTGCATCCGGTCAACAGTAAACCCACCCCTTGTGCACGCGCACGGTAGTAACGGAGTTCTTCGTCAGAAATGGTTTCATCCGCGTTGGACGACCATGTGGTCATCGGAGCCATGACAACTCGGTTGCGTAATGTCACACCATTTTTAAATGTAAATGGTTGGAATAATGGATCTTTCATGTGTATTCATTGCCTTTAAAAACATGGTATGTCTAACCCGCTCGGGTTAGTAATCGGTTGATGCCGTCAAGCTGGCAAACTGATGCGTCTCTTGGATTCGCGCCTCTAACGACGGCATCACGAAATCGATGGCATCATTGCCGATCAGCAATTGGCGTGGCTGCTTGTCTAAATCCACCACGCGAACGATGACTTCCGCCAATTTGGCCGGATCACCTTGTTGTTGGCCATCGGCGGCAGCCAGCAGCTCACGGGCATGACCATAAGGCTGATAATCGTCGATGCGAGTTTCACCATATTGCGCCGAGCGATCATTTAAGAACTCAGTGCGGAAAAAGCCCGGTTCAATCGCCGTCACTTGAATGCCCAGCGGCGCAACTTCATCGGCCAACGCCAATGTCATGCCTTCAACGGCGTATTTCGACGCGGAATAAAACGTGGCATTGGCGACGGCTTTCACGCCCGCAATCGAAGACGTATTCAGAATGCGCCCCTGTGCTTGCTTCCTCATGACCGGTAACACCGCACGCAATACATTCGCCATCCCAAACACATTGGTCGCAAATTGCATTTCAATTTGTTGTGACGAGGCTTCTTCAAAACGCCCCAGCAAGCAAAAACCGGCATTGTTGACCAGCACGTCGATGCGGCCAAAGTGCCGCAAGGCCGCCTGCACCGCCACCTCGGCCTGTTCCGGGCGGGTCACATCCAGCGGCAGGGCAAGGAGCCGCTCCGGGTCGGCATCGAAGGTGTCGCGAATTTTTTGCGGGTTGCGCGCCGTTGCCACCACGGAGTCACCCGCCGCCAAAGCCTCCTGCACCAGCGCGGCGCCGATCCCGCGCGAAGCCCCTGTAATGAACCAGATACGTCGTAGGAGAGAGTCTTTCATCACGCTACCCATCCTACCACAACGGCGCACGCCTTCGGTAGCCGGATGCTCCCCTTTGCTTGCCCAATCCTCTCAAAAAGTTGTGCCGCCCCCATTCCTCGCTAGGCTCGGTTCTCGGAGGAACCTGCCATGGAACAACTCGTCGAGCTTCGTGATCTCATCAGCCGCCACTGCAGCGGCCCCGCCTACAAGCAACACCTGCCGCGCCTCTCGATGTACCGTGCCGAAGAGCCGACGCGGCCCACCTTCGGCATGTTCGAGCCGCGCCTCTGCGTGGTGGCCCAAGGCTGCAAGCACGTGATGCTGGGCGACCAGATCTACGAGTACAACGAGGCCAACTACCTCATCGCCTCGCTCGACCTGCCCGTGGCCGGCTGCGTCTGCGTCGCCAGCCACGAAAAGCCCTACCTGGCGATGAGCATCGCGCTCGATATCAGCACCCTCACGGCGCTCATCAGCGAGCTGCCGGAGCCGGAAGACGCGCCCAACCTCTCCGGCCTCTCCGTGACGCCCATCGATGCCGACTTGCTCGAACCGCTCATCCGCCTCATGCGCCTGCTCGATCGCCCAAGCGACATCCCCTTTCTGGCCCCGCTGGCCGAGCGCGAGATCCTTTACCGCCTCCTGACGGGCCCACAAGGCATGCACCTGCGCCAGATCGCGCTGGGCGAAGGCCGCATGGCCCGCATCAGCCGCGCCATCGCCTGGATCCGCGAATACTACGACCGGCCCCTCGATATCGACCGCCTGACCGAGGTGGCCCACATGAGCCATTCGTCGTTCTTCCGCCACTTCAAGGCCGCAACATCGCTCAGCCCGCTGCAGTTCCAGAAAAACATCCGCCTGCAGGAGGCCCGCCGCCTGATGCTGGGCCAGCAGGGCGACGCCGCCAACATCGGGTTCCGCGTCGGTTACGAAAGCCCCTCGCAATTCAGCCGCGAATACAGCCGCATGTTTGGTGCCCCGCCCGCCCGCGACGCCGCCCGCCTCCGCGAAGCCCTGCAAGAGCTCGAGACCCCGCAGGCCATGGCGATGTAACTCACCGCCAGCGGCTCTTGATCTGCCAGAGGGCGCGGAGATCCTGAATGAGCTGGCGCAGCACATCGGGCGTGATAGACTGCTTCGGGTCGTCTCCGATGCCTTTGCGGGGCTGCAGGTGGGTCTCGACAATCACCCCGTCGGCCCCGTAGGCGATGGCGGCGAGGCTCGCGGCAGGCACGTATTTGGCCCGGCCGACGGCGTGCGATGGGTCGACCACCACGGGCGCCCAACTCTTTTCCTTGAGCAGCGGCGTGATCGACTCGTCCGGATGGTTGCGGTAGCCGTCGAGCGCCGGCATGGTGCCGCGCGGGCAAAAGATCACGTTGGGATTGCCGCCGGCCACGATGTATTCGGCGGCAGAGATAAACTCGTCGATCGGGCCCATGTGGCGGCCACGCTTGAGCAATACCGGCGTGCCCTTGGCGTGCGTGTCCATGCCGATGCGGGCCAACAGGCTATAGTTGAGCGCATTGCGCGTGCCGATCTGGAGCAGGTCCACGCCCGCCTCCAATGCCATCACGAGGTGCCGCTCTTCCATCACCTCGGCAATTACGGGCAGCCCTGTCTGCCGCCGAGCTTCCAGCAGGATTTCGAGGCTTTCGCCCGCGCCCTGAAACGAGTGGGGCGAGGTGCGCGGCTTCCAGACACCGCCGCGGATTACGTGGGCGCCCGCTTCTTTCACTGCGGCCGCCGATTCGAGGAACAGCTGCGGCTCCTTCGGGTCGATCGTGCAATGGCCCGCCATCACGACCGGCTCTTCGCCCAGCACCACCGAGCCAACCCGCACCTTGTGGCTGGCGAGCGCGCTCTGGCGGTCCATCAGCTTGTAGACCGATTCGATCCGGTCCACACGCTCGATAAAGTCCAGCCCCAACAGGCGGTTGACCATCGTCTCGCTGCGTTCATCGCCAATGATCGCGTAAACGTGGCGGTGCGCACCCTTGATCACCTGGATGTGGCACCCAAACTCCTCCACGATGCGCTGGACTTCGAGGAGCTGCGGATCGGTCAACTGCGGGGCTTTGGAAAGGATCATGCACCCAGTTTAGGTGAACTGGGTGCCGAACTCAAAAGATTAATGAAACAGGAGCTAAAAGGAGGGAAACGCAGTGAGCGTGTCTTCTTTCGCTCTTGTTAGCTCCCGTTCCAAGGTCAGCTCAAAACTATTCGGTGGAGTCGGGGATGTAGAGCCAGTGCGAATCTTCCTGCATCCATTCCTCTTCGACCCAGACCCATGCATTCAGCACGTGGCTGTAGAGCCAGGGAGCGGAATCGACCCAGAGCCAGCGGAGTTCGCTGCCTGCCCAGACGTAGCCGTCGACGATTTCCATGCCAGCCCAATAGGTGGGCGCAGGCACTTCGGGCGTAGGCTTGCCGCCTTGCACCGGGGTCACTGCATGCCAGTCGGTGCCAACCCGCAGCTCGTCGGCCAAGAATTCACCGACCGGGCGGTAGTAGGAATCGTTGCCCGCATGGAGCCCGAGGCCCTGCATGGCCACGTCGTTCGGCGTCACCAAGTCGCGCAAGGCCACATCGCGGATCGCGTCGCTGGCGTCTTCCTCCAGCAGGTTGCGCGGGTTGACCCAGAAAGTGGCCACGGTGCCGACCAGGTCGACGACCTCGCCCACCATGTTGACCTCCTGATGCGCGGTGTAGGTGAGCCGCACCACGATGAAGGCTTGATCGGTAAACGCCGTCTCGTCGATAAAGTGCGTCGATTCGGAGTTGAACGACCACTGGTTGATCAGCTGATCCGAGAGGTTGCCGATCATCGCAGAAGTGTCAGTACCTGAGTCTCCCGAGAAGATATTGAGGCCGGCACCGCGCGGGTAGAGATTGTCACCCCAGGGGTAGCCGTTGGGATAAATGCTGGTGTCGGACCAGAGCGGGTTGCTGAGGTCGGTCGGCTCGCCGACGCGCTGCCCGATGAACGACATATAGACGGTGTTACCCGGCTCGGCTGCGACCGGCTCCGAAAGAGTGCGGCGGACGTTGGTGTTGACGCCAGTATCACCCGAGACATACGCATGGCCGCCTGTCGTCGCGAGCGCATAACCGCCTTCGTCGGTATATTCGAGGCTAGCCTCTTGCACGGAGGCAAGTGGCTGTGGGCCCGGTTCAGCGGCCACCCATGGTCCGACCCAGCCCGTACCACCATCGAGCGAATTCACGACCAACTGCTGACCGGCAATGTAATCGAAGCCTTCGTAAGCGAGCAGGATCGACGGCACATCGACGCGTTCCGGAGCTTCCAGGCCCGTGCGATTCATGAAGAACCAGCTGCCGTTGCTCGTCATCGAACCTTCGGGGATGAAGATCCAGCTATCGAGGTCCCAACTCCAGAACCACTCCGAATCGCTTTTTTCCAGCCAGCCTAGAAAGTTCTCACCGGTAGCCAATCGACTATTGACGAGCGGACGCCCGGCCCAGGTTTGCCCGCCAGTGTGGGGCGTCACCGCTTCCCACGAATCACCGATCCGCAGCTCGTCGAAGCTCAGCTCCGCGTGCGGGCGCAGGGCGTTGCTGTTGTTGGCTTCAAGCGCGATCACCGCAGGCTGGACGATCAGCGGATCGTCGCGCGAGGTCCAGTCGAACGTGACGGGTGGCTCGCTGAAGCGCGGCCCGGCCATGTTCGGGTCGATCCAGATCCGCACGCGGTCGCCATTCCAGCCACCCGCCCCGTGGGCTACTTGCATTACCACCAGGCGGGTTTCCTGGCCCGCGCCAAAGGGCACCGAGCTGCGGGCGTCACGGCGATCATCGCCATAAATATCTTCACCGGTGAAGCGCCAAACGTCGTCGGGGCGGTTGGAAAGGTTGCCGAGGAAAAGTTGCAGCAGGTCTTCGTCGTTCCAGCTGAGCAATCCAATACCAGCAGAACGCGGATAAAGGTTGTCGCCGTAGGGGTAATTGCCACCGTAAACGGGGTTGTTGGGGTCGGCAGCTTCACCCGAGCGGCGGGCGAGAAATGAAATAAAGGTGTTCGTGCCGATCGCAGGCTCACGCACCGGGTTGGGCAGTGCTTCCAGGTCCACCTCTCGCTGGATCGCACTGTTGCTGCTCGCGCCAGTCAAAAAAAGGCTGCCGCCTTCGGTATGAAGGGTACGCTCACCATCGGTGTAAGACAGGCTCTCGGTCACAACCATCGCGCCACCAAAAGCGGGAGCAGCCATGCCCGTTCGAGCACTCCATGCTCCGGAAAAGCCGGTTCCACCGTCTTTCATAAGGGCTACGGTATCCGCCTCGTAGGCAAAAGGTTCATATACGTGAGGCTCGGCTCTCAGGCTCTCCAGGCCGAATGCGCAGCCTAATGAAAGCAACGTTGCTTTCTTCCACGCGGGTACATAAGGAGGGTAGGTCATGTGAAGTAAGGAATTAGGGGATTAAGGGGGATCTGCCGCCAAAACGGTCCGGCGGTGCCGAAGTCCTTAGAGACGCTCCTTACGCTCGACAAGGCAAATCGATTTCAGGAAATAGATTACTTTATTTCATGAAAGGCACCTGCATCGCGGTGGGCATGGCGCATTGAGCCTCAAAATGATGCGCTTTTCCACCCGCCTTGAACTCCAGCTTGACGGCAGCCGCATGGAGTAACAGGCGCTTTTCGCCGTATTTTTTCGCAAACTCCCGATTGTAGCGAAAATCTCCATAAGTCGCGTCCCCCACGATGGGCAAGTGCCGGCTGGCGCACTGCACGCGTAGCTGGTGGGTACGCCCGGTGTGTGGCTGCAGCTCGATCAATGAAAGCAGGGGCTGCGTCTGGCTCTGCTTCAGCTGGCGGGCTTCGCAGAGCGCCGGCTCGCCCCGTGGGCTCGTGATGGTGCGCAACTGGCCTTGACGCGTCTGGGTCAGCAGCTTGTCGCTCCAGCGCTCCTGCGGGCGCGCGAGGCGCCCCTTGACCACCGCGAGGTAGGTTTTTTGTACATCGCGCCCGGCAAAGCGGGCCTTCACCTCCGCCGCCACCTGCGCATCGGTCGCGAGCAAAATCAGGCCGCTGGTGGGCGCATCGAGGCGGTTGAGCAAAAAGTAGCGTGCGCCGCCGTCCAGATACGCCTCGGCGGCCTCATCGTAGGGCAAGGTAAGCAGGGCCCCCTCGTCGGCCACACCGCCGTCATTGGGGTGAGAGCGTATGCCGGAGGGCTTTTCCAGCGCCAGCAGGCCGGCCGCGTGCTCCCGGATCAGTCGCACTTCCGGGTGTAAATGATCCGCCAGAGACATGATGCCCCACCGTGCCGGACGCGCGGGCATTTGTCCACCCCTGCTCATCCGCAGCCCCAAAACCGGGCCAAAATAAAACCGCCCGGCATCCCAGCCGGGCGGTTTCCCCAAGTGCTTAACCAAACTACAAACTCTAACTGATTCTGAAAACTGCTGTCACTGTCCCTGTGTTATCTAAGACGGGAGTGGGTGGGGATTTGTTCAAAAGCCGAAACGATTTTTGGAAAAAAGTTTTCACCTCCTCTCCAGATGCTTAACCACGCGGCTCCGGGCCCGCTCTTCTCCGCGTTTTAGCTTTTGAGTCCTAAAAATCGTTTCCCGGTGAACCACACCCGAAGTGGTCCGCAGGTTTAAAAAAAATGTCGCCGGGGTTGACCGACCCCGGCGACGCTCTCAAGTGCTTAACCAAACTACAAACTAGGCTGAAACAAAACTGTAATCGCTCTGCTATTAGCTTAGCTATATAGGTAGATCGCGTGAAGTGGGAAATTGTTCAAAGAAAATTCTGATTTTTCCCCAGTACATGAAAAACGGGCCCGCAAAAGGCCCGTTCATCCTGTTTTTCGTTGCGCTGAACCCGGCTGGAAGTCCCTCCGCCCGCAGGCTAGAAGAGGGCGCCGGCGGCGGTTCCGACGGCCGAGATCGGGCCGGCGTCACCCACCGTGTCGAGCGTCTGCTCGGCCTTTTGCAGCATTGCGCGCAGCTCCACGTAGAGTTCGTCGTCGTTGACGAGCTTTCCAAGCGTGCCCTCGCCCTTGTTCAGCTTGAGGGAAAACTCGTTGAAGTTGGCGATCGTTTCCTCCAGCTCGCGAGCGGCCGTGTCATCGTAGAGCAGGCGGCCGATGGAGCCCTTGCCCGCCTTCACGTCTGCAATGATCGTCTGCGCCTCGTCGAGGGTGGCGCGGGCGTCGGTGGCGGCCAGCTTGATCTCGTCGAGCGTTTCGACCGCGCGGGTGTAGGCGGTGTCGTCATTGATCAGCTTGCCGAGCGTGCCCTCGCCGCTGTCGATCTTCATCGTGATGGAGTCGATGCGGTCGACGATGGTGTCGAGCTGGGCGCGGTTCTCCGTCACCATGTCGTTGAGGTTGGTGAAGAGATTGCCCATGTCGCCTTCGCCAAAGCCGGAAAAGCTGTCGGCGATCTGGTTGAACTTCTGGCTGAGCTGGCTGACTTCGTTCATGATGTCGTTGAAGTCGGCCGTGTTCTTCGTCTCGATCCGGGCGCCATCCTGCACCATCGACTGGCTTTGGCCATAGTTGACGGCGATGTAGTTTTGCCCGAGCAGGCTGGCCACGCCGATGCTGGCGATGGAGTCGCTCGGGATCTGGAACTTCGAGTCGATCCGGAGCACGGCCTGCGCCTTGCCTTCGACCAGCTTCGTCTCCGCCACCTCACCGATGCGCACGCCCGCCATGCGGACGTCGCTGCCGGGGGTCAGCGTCTTGAGGTCGTTGAACTGGGCGACGAGGAGGTAGCCGTCCTTCTTGCCGAACTGGTTGTTGCCGATGACCGAGTAGGTCACGAAAATGAGGATGAGCCCCAGCACAAAGAAGAGGCCCACGCGGACGTATTGCAGCGATTGTTTCATGCCGAGTTGCGGCCCTGGCGGAACCGCGGATTGGAG is part of the Verrucomicrobiota bacterium JB022 genome and harbors:
- a CDS encoding RNA pseudouridine synthase, with translation MSLADHLHPEVRLIREHAAGLLALEKPSGIRSHPNDGGVADEGALLTLPYDEAAEAYLDGGARYFLLNRLDAPTSGLILLATDAQVAAEVKARFAGRDVQKTYLAVVKGRLARPQERWSDKLLTQTRQGQLRTITSPRGEPALCEARQLKQSQTQPLLSLIELQPHTGRTHQLRVQCASRHLPIVGDATYGDFRYNREFAKKYGEKRLLLHAAAVKLEFKAGGKAHHFEAQCAMPTAMQVPFMK
- a CDS encoding NADH-dependent flavin oxidoreductase; protein product: MKDPLFQPFTFKNGVTLRNRVVMAPMTTWSSNADETISDEELRYYRARAQGVGLLLTGCSHVQPSGIGFTDEFAAYDDRFIPSLTKLADAAKSGGAVAVLQLFHAGNKAVPDLIPNGELVSASAMAAPKGPFNDGKLASRELTEAEIFELIHDFGQATRRAIEAGFDGIELHGAHGFLIQNFLSPLFNQRQDQWGGSLENRMRFPLEVVREVRRVIDEHASRPFLLGYRISPEEPGEGALRIDDALALAETLAQAGDIDYLHTSLYNILAGQSQDDTSGKTTAQRFIDRVADRVPLMAAGEVRTPNQARHVLETGMPLVVVGRSLVMNPTWVEMAQDGRDQEIRAALDLSHSADDLQVPTKLWNIIKSTPGWFPVQS
- a CDS encoding MlaD family protein, with product MKQSLQYVRVGLFFVLGLILIFVTYSVIGNNQFGKKDGYLLVAQFNDLKTLTPGSDVRMAGVRIGEVAETKLVEGKAQAVLRIDSKFQIPSDSIASIGVASLLGQNYIAVNYGQSQSMVQDGARIETKNTADFNDIMNEVSQLSQKFNQIADSFSGFGEGDMGNLFTNLNDMVTENRAQLDTIVDRIDSITMKIDSGEGTLGKLINDDTAYTRAVETLDEIKLAATDARATLDEAQTIIADVKAGKGSIGRLLYDDTAARELEETIANFNEFSLKLNKGEGTLGKLVNDDELYVELRAMLQKAEQTLDTVGDAGPISAVGTAAGALF
- a CDS encoding SDR family NAD(P)-dependent oxidoreductase; translation: MKDSLLRRIWFITGASRGIGAALVQEALAAGDSVVATARNPQKIRDTFDADPERLLALPLDVTRPEQAEVAVQAALRHFGRIDVLVNNAGFCLLGRFEEASSQQIEMQFATNVFGMANVLRAVLPVMRKQAQGRILNTSSIAGVKAVANATFYSASKYAVEGMTLALADEVAPLGIQVTAIEPGFFRTEFLNDRSAQYGETRIDDYQPYGHARELLAAADGQQQGDPAKLAEVIVRVVDLDKQPRQLLIGNDAIDFVMPSLEARIQETHQFASLTASTDY
- a CDS encoding AraC family transcriptional regulator, coding for MEQLVELRDLISRHCSGPAYKQHLPRLSMYRAEEPTRPTFGMFEPRLCVVAQGCKHVMLGDQIYEYNEANYLIASLDLPVAGCVCVASHEKPYLAMSIALDISTLTALISELPEPEDAPNLSGLSVTPIDADLLEPLIRLMRLLDRPSDIPFLAPLAEREILYRLLTGPQGMHLRQIALGEGRMARISRAIAWIREYYDRPLDIDRLTEVAHMSHSSFFRHFKAATSLSPLQFQKNIRLQEARRLMLGQQGDAANIGFRVGYESPSQFSREYSRMFGAPPARDAARLREALQELETPQAMAM
- a CDS encoding 3-deoxy-D-arabino-heptulosonate 7-phosphate synthase, which translates into the protein MILSKAPQLTDPQLLEVQRIVEEFGCHIQVIKGAHRHVYAIIGDERSETMVNRLLGLDFIERVDRIESVYKLMDRQSALASHKVRVGSVVLGEEPVVMAGHCTIDPKEPQLFLESAAAVKEAGAHVIRGGVWKPRTSPHSFQGAGESLEILLEARRQTGLPVIAEVMEERHLVMALEAGVDLLQIGTRNALNYSLLARIGMDTHAKGTPVLLKRGRHMGPIDEFISAAEYIVAGGNPNVIFCPRGTMPALDGYRNHPDESITPLLKEKSWAPVVVDPSHAVGRAKYVPAASLAAIAYGADGVIVETHLQPRKGIGDDPKQSITPDVLRQLIQDLRALWQIKSRWR
- a CDS encoding alpha/beta hydrolase translates to MNKVYFPNTNGLDITLAGLINFPENFDATKRYPAIVVSHPGGGVKEQTAGTYAKKLAEHGFVAIAYDASYQGESTGNPRQLENPHVRTEDVSAVIDYLTTLDYVDNDRIGAMGICAGAGYTANAAINDRRIKAVGTVSMVNIGQMFRNGWDNNVKDSDAIPYLEAGSGARTADATGAEPATMPMAPMKEEDAPNEELRQAWEY